A window of the Burkholderia sp. 9120 genome harbors these coding sequences:
- a CDS encoding RNA polymerase factor sigma-70, translated as MAELFVRRESSTAIPLSAIEAGVACPPASRPMRERGRAVDWKKAALLDVLIDNRPMLVELACSFVGCASLAEDVVHDVFIKLVDFRDQEAVRQPVAYVTRMVHNASVDASRRQSQEGTYHADQDHGLHVPSPEPSPEAALLMRDTLRHVYNALEQLPPRSRAAFEMVRLREETLQNTARALDVSPTRVHVMVRDAERHCADSLDACNRGVDGAGFCSGRGARRR; from the coding sequence ATGGCTGAGCTGTTCGTCCGGCGGGAGTCTTCAACAGCGATACCCCTGTCGGCGATCGAAGCCGGCGTCGCTTGTCCGCCTGCGTCGCGGCCTATGCGCGAGCGAGGTCGCGCGGTCGACTGGAAGAAGGCCGCGCTGCTCGACGTGCTGATCGACAACCGGCCGATGCTCGTCGAGCTGGCGTGCAGCTTCGTGGGTTGCGCAAGCCTTGCGGAAGACGTGGTGCATGACGTTTTCATCAAGCTCGTCGACTTCCGCGATCAGGAGGCCGTTCGTCAACCGGTGGCCTACGTAACCCGCATGGTGCACAACGCTTCTGTCGATGCGTCGCGCCGCCAGAGTCAGGAAGGCACGTATCACGCCGACCAGGATCACGGTCTGCACGTACCTTCGCCTGAGCCTTCGCCCGAAGCGGCGCTGCTTATGCGCGACACGCTGCGGCACGTTTACAACGCGCTCGAACAATTGCCGCCGCGCAGCCGCGCGGCATTCGAAATGGTGCGCTTGCGCGAGGAAACGCTGCAAAACACGGCCCGCGCGCTCGACGTTTCGCCGACGCGGGTTCACGTCATGGTGCGCGACGCCGAGCGCCATTGCGCCGACAGTCTCGACGCGTGCAATCGTGGCGTG
- a CDS encoding putative quinol monooxygenase — MAHAYLQVIANYFAKPGNGDALIEPLTQLAAATRAEPKNLYYEFFRSPLNPDHFVILEQYSDADGLAEHRDTEHFQRLGFGTIIPLLDRREVSSHMVPGDTA, encoded by the coding sequence ATGGCCCATGCTTATCTGCAGGTGATCGCCAATTATTTCGCCAAACCCGGTAACGGCGATGCGCTGATCGAGCCGCTGACGCAGCTCGCCGCGGCCACCCGCGCCGAGCCCAAGAATCTCTACTACGAATTTTTCCGCTCGCCGCTGAATCCGGATCACTTCGTGATCCTGGAGCAGTACAGCGACGCCGACGGCCTCGCCGAGCATCGCGACACCGAACACTTTCAGCGCCTTGGCTTCGGCACCATCATTCCGCTGCTAGATCGGCGTGAAGTGTCGAGTCATATGGTGCCAGGAGACACGGCATGA
- a CDS encoding iron-containing alcohol dehydrogenase, with protein sequence MTNAFRFQTVPTLVVEYGAARRLGALLRAQFPSLARVCVVTDGFLHASGLLDPALADLAAHGWNATVIHDVIADPPEHIVLEATSRTRIAGAELVLGLGGGSSMDVAKLIAVLAPQRQQELSEMYGVNKVTASRLPLVQMPTTAGTGSEVTAVSIVTVGEAKKMGVVAPQLIADLAILDAELTLGLPVAATAATGVDAMVHAIEAYTSAHLKNPVSDLLAVKALDLLSRNLLPACEDGHNRQAREAMLLGATFAGQAFANSPVAAVHALAYPIGGIYHVPHGLSNALVLPHVLRFNAAAAAPLYAELADVVVPGVTGSDESKTQALIQRLEQMIAATAIPARLRDVGIEISGLERMASDAMLQTRLLVNNPRPVSEADALAIYAAAF encoded by the coding sequence ATGACCAACGCCTTCCGTTTTCAGACTGTGCCGACGCTGGTCGTCGAGTATGGTGCGGCGCGCCGGCTCGGCGCTTTGTTGCGCGCGCAATTTCCTTCGCTTGCGCGCGTGTGCGTAGTGACGGACGGTTTTCTTCACGCGAGCGGTCTGCTGGATCCCGCGCTTGCCGATCTTGCTGCGCACGGCTGGAACGCCACCGTGATCCACGACGTGATCGCCGATCCGCCCGAACACATCGTGCTCGAAGCGACGTCGCGGACGCGGATTGCCGGCGCCGAACTCGTGCTGGGGCTCGGCGGCGGATCGTCGATGGACGTGGCGAAACTGATCGCCGTGCTGGCGCCGCAACGGCAGCAGGAGCTCAGCGAGATGTACGGCGTCAACAAGGTCACCGCGTCGCGCCTGCCGCTCGTGCAGATGCCGACGACCGCGGGCACCGGTTCCGAAGTCACCGCCGTGTCGATCGTGACGGTCGGCGAGGCGAAGAAAATGGGCGTGGTCGCGCCGCAACTGATCGCGGATCTGGCGATTCTCGACGCGGAACTCACGCTCGGGCTGCCCGTCGCGGCGACGGCGGCGACCGGTGTCGATGCGATGGTGCACGCCATCGAGGCGTACACGTCCGCGCACCTGAAGAATCCCGTCTCTGATCTGCTAGCGGTAAAAGCGCTGGATCTGCTGTCGCGCAATCTGCTGCCCGCCTGCGAGGACGGCCACAACCGTCAGGCGCGCGAGGCGATGCTGCTGGGCGCGACCTTCGCGGGCCAGGCGTTCGCCAACTCGCCGGTCGCCGCGGTGCATGCGCTGGCTTATCCGATCGGCGGTATTTATCACGTGCCGCATGGTCTTTCGAATGCGCTCGTCTTGCCGCACGTGTTGCGCTTCAACGCCGCGGCCGCCGCGCCGCTGTATGCGGAGCTTGCCGACGTCGTCGTGCCGGGCGTGACGGGCAGCGACGAGAGCAAGACTCAGGCGCTGATCCAGCGACTCGAACAGATGATCGCGGCGACCGCGATTCCGGCGCGGCTGCGCGATGTCGGCATTGAGATCAGCGGGCTGGAGCGGATGGCGAGCGACGCGATGTTGCAGACGCGGCTGCTGGTGAACAATCCGCGGCCGGTTAGCGAGGCCGATGCGCTGGCGATTTATGCGGCTGCGTTTTGA